AAACAAATGGAGCATGTCGGCATCCAAATTTACAAACTGTTGGTACGTCAATCCCCCTAGCACAGCTTCGTGAGACTCTAGCCACTCGGGAGGATCATTCTCCAGTGTCTTTGCGATGATATCGATGACATGGTCTGCCAAGTTGGTAACAGCAGGGTCTATGATCCAGTCGAAACAAGGATCGGTGTTGACTTCTTTGAGAAAGTAACTCAGCGAGACGAGACAGTCTTGCAAATCGCAGAATTCTTTGTGGATGCGGCTAATGATCGATTTGATAGGTATACGAGGGATTGGCCTCGGTTTTGAGTAGTCAATTACGGTAGGCTGAAAGGCCAAATGTGCCTCCGTAAATGTGTCAAATTCCCTATCATTTATTAACAAACATCCACCAAACAGAATCAGGAAAGGACTTACTGTCGTAGGATGGGCAAAACCTCATCAAAGGAATTACTGAGTCTTCCCAAGCCTTCTCCACAACGTGCAAGTCCCGAATTGACATCCAGAGGTATGTCCGAAGCCGTCCCGAGAACATGATTCTTATACCTGGCAGTTTCTAACTGCTGTGTTGTTGTAAAGAGTTGATCTCGAAGCTGATAAATCCACTCCAAGACATCGGGCCTCACAGGAATGTCGGCAACAGATCCATTAGATCCTTGGGCCGCCCAGTGTGTTCTATACACTTTGAGCATATGCTTAAGCTCTTTTGTCTGTATCAATAGGCGGCCGCATGTTTGATGGATCATACTCATTGTGGAGATTCGATTGCCGCCGATGCTATAGGCGAGATTTGCGACATTGGCAAGGGTGGTCATTGTATTGCTACAAGCCTGAAGGTGTACATCTGGGTTGTCATGGTGAATATTTCTGCCGCGTTTACCTTGGTCGCGGCCAGTATCCATTTCTGAAACTTCATCATGGCACCCGAggtctttttgttcttgaaCTGATGGTGGCAGTACCCATTTCTGGCCATTCCAGCTCATTGGCAAGTCTCCAGGTTGCCTGGATATCGTCCTTAGTGTAATGAGATCGTCGGGTACCACTACGTCCTTGTTCTGGGGGGGTTGGGAGGAGCGAGATTCGCTAGGTGCAACGCCTTGCGGTGCATCATTTGTCGCGCCAGTAGTTGTCGGGGTCAGTTGTGTGTTGACAGCCTTGTCGTCTTTCGGTCGTAGCGCTAGCGGCATGTAGTACTTTGCATACCTCGGGTCAGCTGGTGACACGATTGCAGGGTTGTATTCCTCAAGCGGGGCTGGTGATGCCGTCCTGGATGATCCATCTGAGGACATGACAGAGCCGACATTGTCGAGCTCTTCCCAGTCCTCACTGAACGAATCACGTCGCTCGCTTGTCATTTTGGACGATTTTTGTGATGGACGGTTAGTGGAATTTGATGAAGAAAGGATGAAAGGTGGGAAGAAATTCAGGCAGACACTGATTTTGGTATGATATGCagttaatttatagttattcGTGTGACTGCGTTAGgtcagcagcagccttgtcTTATTTGTCAGTTTGTCAAGCATTTTACGATCACGCTTCATTTATTATTTACCCTACATTGTGTCCCTTGCCCTAAAGAACTCTACTTGGGATTAACTTTGGCTGGCCAGTTGTTGAATGGTTGGTCTATCAATAAGAGTTCTCTCCTCAAACTCTCCATTGCCATGCCAGCGATAGAATAATGTCAACAAATCGACATGTGACGATTATAAAATTCagtaatattaactttataaattttatGCAACCTAAAATATCTTCACTTAATGTTCCACCGTCCAGACATAATCCATCATAAGTATGATGCAGCAGCCAACATGTCAGACAACTTAAAAGTGGCGAGCGTGACGACGCGCCTTCTTGGCGCCACAACCAGCAGGCTTAGTAGCAACGGAGGAAGCCTGGGCGGTAGGGGTAGCTATCGAAGTGACCAAGCTGGTAGGGGCTACGGGTGTAGGCGCAGGAGTGGAAGTGGGCAGGGTGTTGTTGGATGGGACACTAGGAATGATGGGCTTTGTTGAGCCGGAGCTGTACATCGCGGGTCCAGGAATCTCGTACTTGGTGGCACCCTTGTAAGGGTCAAAGAGAATACCAGGCTCAGAATTGGTGTAGAGTTCAGTTGTCAAAGTACCCTCTGGGCTGTCGGTACCATTACCAGTGATGTCAATGTTGAAGCACTGAGGGTAGTTCTGAGCTCCGTTCTTGGATCCAGCGCCATGAAGAGCGATGATCTCGTGGCGGAAGACGtagcttccagcggccaggGTCTCAGGGACAGTAGTAGTCCAggtgttgttgttcttgatgagATCCGCAGCAGCCCAAGTTCCATCAAGACCAGCAGCATCAATCTTGACCCACTTCAAAGTAGCAGGGTCAGCCTCGGTGCACTTTCCAGCACACTTGGCAACATATGTGAGGACAGGACCGATGTGCGATTCGGGCCAGGCAGACCACTGGAACTAGACGGAACCGCCGGCTTTGACGGACACAGAGCTGTGGCCGGGAGTAGCCTTGATGTGGCAGGCAATGTCCGAGGTACCGAAATCAGCAGGGGTAACGAAGCCGTTGTCGAGGTTTTCGGCGGACCAAGCAGCGATGTTGGGAATTTCCTGGCCGTTTTGGGCGGCGTAGTACGAGTCGATACTGTAACCCGGTTGGTAGACACCGTCGACCTTGATGCCGGTGACAG
This Fusarium poae strain DAOMC 252244 chromosome 3, whole genome shotgun sequence DNA region includes the following protein-coding sequences:
- a CDS encoding hypothetical protein (SECRETED:SignalP(1-19)); its protein translation is MSFKTVATVASAFASAVLAHGTVTGIKVDGVYQPGYSIDSYYAAQNGQEIPNIAAWSAENLDNGFVTPADFGTSDIACHIKATPGHSSVSVKAGGSCAGKCTEADPATLKWVKIDAAGLDGTWAAADLIKNNNTWTTTVPETLAAGSYVFRHEIIALHGAGSKNGAQNYPQCFNIDITGNGTDSPEGTLTTELYTNSEPGILFDPYKGATKYEIPGPAMYSSGSTKPIIPSVPSNNTLPTSTPAPTPVAPTSLVTSIATPTAQASSVATKPAGCGAKKARRHARHF